A window of Lodderomyces elongisporus chromosome 8, complete sequence genomic DNA:
GACAAAAGCAAGCACCAACCCTAAAGAATAACTCACCAATGCGCTCCAGAAATAAGGCTTTGGAAATTTGTTTAAATGATGGAAaggttgttttgttctatCGTAAAAATTATTCAAATCAAATCGAAGACACAAGCTAATGAATACTCCCGGAACTATAATGTCCCCCAATCCTAATATACTCTTGTTTTCCATGTCAAATATTTTAGGAATGTACAACTTCATAGGAACATCCATGGACGTAGCAACAGTAACCATCATCTCAGTGGCgaatacaaaataaatatcGTAAATAAACAACCCCATGAGTAAAATATGCGCATTGCAAAAACGCATAACTCGAAGTTGCCGAAATGCcgaaaaaattaacatGAATGAGGTTATATTGGACCAAATCCAACATTCCGGATTATTGTAATAGACATAAGCAACAGTTAAcggaaacaaaacaagaaacttGGTGTCCAAAATACAATCAAAGCAAATATTTTCAACTAGAATATCTGTTTGCGGGAGAATGGCAATCTTCTCGTAATTCAAATATGATTTGAATTCATCCACTATGGAACTTTCTCCTCCCAAAtcgttgctgctgctgctgctgctgctgctactgcttctgttgttgttgtttctgttgttgttgttctcatgattattattttcacccttgtttattttttccttcttttgcttttcaagTTCCCCTTCAAgcttttttgcaacatttTGAACTTCTCCCTTGGGAAACGCATCCACATCATCCAGCACAGCCAATCTTAATCTTTTGAAGATCCAATTCGAATCTTTGCCAAACCAATGGCTTATATTTCTCGCCCCCATACTCATTAAGCCATCCATTGTGATGTAAAAACTTACTGGCGCAAATGCAAACATGTACCAGCGGAtcaatttttccaaatttaCCCCATTTTGCAAACAATAGTACATCCCCAGAAGCGCTACTGCGGCAAACACGGGCATCAAAAGAACCATTTTCATGTCCAACGCAGCAAAATCAATCATCTCCAAATTTGTCATATTGGCAATCAAGTACCGCAGATCGTCCATATCCAGTGGATCATAATTGGAGTTGACATGTTTGTCATCTCTTGGATCGCGTGCATTTTTGGGCTTGGTAACGGTGCTATAGGAACCAATAATTATTGGAATTAAAGAGCataaaagaacaatagCTAAAGACGCAACTTCTTGTAAAACAACTTCTTTGTACGAAAGCTGAACTTTGCCATTTGCggatgctgatgctgctgCCAATGCCGATGCCGACgccgatgatgatgatattgAAATCGATGTTGAGTTTACTGATGCGCTTGCATTCAGTAAGGCAACTACTGTATCTAAATCCAATACATCAATCAgaaaattttgcaaaagattTCCTGCCAATGTATTTAAGGAACTATTTCTTGTACTCATATTCATCAATCACAATTCAGAAACTGATGTGAATGCGTATTACTTTCGTGGTTGTATAAAGATGGCAATGGAATGAATTGTTTATTTCACATATACGTAGTTTCTTTCATATGtaatacatatatatatatatttttaaaCGCGTTTTGCTACCCTCACACTACTACTCTATTTTgctctttctatttttttctttctttcttttttcttcgatACATTGAGTAGTCTCTTACGAATTTAGCAGCGAAAGCTATTGAGAAGATCTTTCGATAACTCTTGTAAATAAATAAGTAATACAATATCGACGTGTATTAAAGCCAACATGTGGTTTTTATgggtgtttttcttttttctctctttttttttttttattctgaaGCCATTTGAATTTGGCTCTTTGCAATAGGTGCTTGTTTCACCATCTAAAAGAAGAGgcgaagaaaaatataattCTCCAATTCCATCTTTACCTTTACCCCTTAATTCTTTTGACGAGTTACATatttatatgtatgtatatatttaattTCTTCTCTTGGTTATTACCTCCTCGCTCACCaaccatttctttttctttaggaaaaaaaaaaaaaaaaaggaaaacctTTTTGAAACAGAATCACACTCACATACCTATACCCTCCCCCTTATACCACTGCCCCTTGGAATTAAGAATCGAAAGCTCGTCAGTTGTGCACAATTTCATATTCCATATAAAGCTGTCTGAAACGCCACCAATTGATCACGGCTAAATCATACGCACGTACACACACCATCAACAAACACGGGTTGAAAATCTCGATTGCATATTCACTCCACTGCAAGGCTGCGGTACTGACATCAGCATCAATTTCTCGATTCCCAGTAGTAAGATTTCTATCTAATCAaaccaataccaataatACCAATAATACCAATAATACCAAGATGCCATATTATGCTGTGGCTAATGGCCGCTCAAAAGGTGTTTACACTAATTGGAATCAATGTAAAGATCAAGTGAATGGATATAGTGGAGCTCAATACAAAAAGTTTGATACTTTAAATGAGGCTAGACTGTTTGCTTCCGGAGGACGATCGGGGGGAGGATTAGGAGGAGGAAAATCAAGTGGTACAAGTGGAGGGTTTGGTGGTACCATCGGTGCAGGCGGTCGTTGGTATGAATCTGATAAGGTTGAGAAGCCATCATCTGCACGGGTACCTTATGTGACAAATGCCAATCCAGTCCGTGACTCGATGACTTCTAAACTGTACACGAAGTCGGTGTCTCAAACAACTACGTCTAAAACCCCAGTAATTTTAGGCTCTTCGTTGAGCTTTTCACCTAATTACAACCTGGCTCATACATCAAGCTCTACACCTAAAGTCACCAAAATTTATACCGACGGAGCTTCTCGTGGCAACGGCAAATCGCGTACTGCTGCTTCTGGATACGGCGTATACTATGGCAGAAATGACCCCCGAAATGCAGCTGTTCCTCTAAGTTCGGTAGATGATATTCACACTGTTGCACCCACAAACCAGCGTGCAGAGTTGCATGCGATCCATCACGCGTTAAAGAACATTAAAAATGAATTAGCCACCGCGCCTACAGGGAAACAATATTCCATTCATTCTGATTCTAAGTATGCTATGCAATGTGTTGATGAATGGTCGAATAAGTGGCTGAAAAACGGATGGACAAATACTGCAGGGAAACCAGTGGCCAATGCTGATATTATCAAAGAAGCGGttcaattgaaaaatgaaatcaaTGAAATCCATCAACAAAGAGGACACCAACCATTGCAATTTGTCCATGTTAAGGGCCATGCTGGAGACGAGGGAAATGAAG
This region includes:
- a CDS encoding uncharacterized protein (MEROPS:MER0014430; BUSCO:EOG09263S2P), giving the protein MSTRNSSLNTLAGNLLQNFSIDVLDLDTVVALSNASASVNSTSISISSSSASASALAAASASANGKVQLSYKEVVLQEVASLAIVLLCSLIPIIIGSYSTVTKPKNARDPRDDKHVNSNYDPSDMDDSRYLIANMTNLEMIDFAALDMKMVLLMPVFAAVALSGMYYCLQNGVNLEKLIRWYMFAFAPVSFYITMDGLMSMGARNISHWFGKDSNWIFKRLRLAVSDDVDAFPKGEVQNVAKKLEGELEKQKKEKINKGENNNHENNNNRNNNNRSSSSSSSSSSNDLGGESSIVDEFKSYLNYEKIAILPQTDILVENICFDCILDTKFLVLFPLTVAYVYYNNPECWIWSNITSFMLIFSAFRQLRVMRFCNAHILLMGLFIYDIYFVFATEMMVTVATSMDVPMKLYIPKIFDMENKSILGLGDIIVPGVFISLCLRFDLNNFYDRTKQPFHHLNKFPKPYFWSALVSYSLGLVLAFVALNISGKGQPALLYIVPCLIGGVNGMALFRGEFKRLWQFSEAIKSFEQKHSKKSVLMSSNAEDYEDEDVDFVPEEIDDDLDLFIEKVEKKRSAYYSRMQDEDWVETDIDDLYMEEEDETFIIGEINCDEDESLSDEISDGELAADVAYLQKGLLGDPKEWYSSEEEEEEEEEEEEEEEEEEEEEEDIEYDKDDDDDDDEFEEGERDGKEEEVIMG